Genomic DNA from Callospermophilus lateralis isolate mCalLat2 chromosome 11, mCalLat2.hap1, whole genome shotgun sequence:
CTCTCCCCACCAGGGTTTCTGGGAGGATGCAAATTCTAAAGTGTTCGGTGCTCTCACCTGCAAGGACGTATCAATGGGGGAGGGGTAACGGGAGGTTTCCGAGTGAAGAGGCCGGTTCTTAGCCCGGGCCTCTCCTTGGGAGCAAGGTTTGGCAGGGCTGGGGGAGGCAGGGCAGGGAAGCTGGAAGGTCTAGGGGTGCCAAGTGCACTCTGCATTTCCTTCTATAGGCCAACCCAGCCTTTCCCCTCCCCACAAAGATTGTCAGCTTTCCCGGGCGTGTCCCCCGTCCCTCCCCTTCCAGTGGCAGGGTGGGGACCAGATCTGGATTGGTACGAGTCCTTCTCCACAAAAAAAGGTGCAATCGCTCAGCCCCGCAGAGGAACTCCCTCGCGAGAGGGGAGAGCTCGAAGCTTCAGAAACGCTGGGAAATACAAAAGGCGGGGCGGTTTGAGAGGGTGGGGAAGCTGGGGCCGCCTTCCCCTGCTCCCTGGAGCCGGGGCGACTGCCCTTGGCCCTCGGGACCTGCCAGCGGGACTGGGCTGCGTCCCTAGCCGGGCCGTGAGGCCTTTCCCCCGCCAGCCCCAAGCCTACTCCGGGGCCCTGGGCGCGCTGGATGCGGCGGGCGGGCTCTGGCAGGGCCTGGGTTGCTGGCCACCTTGGTCTGGAGGCTCCTGTGGCTCCTGTGGCGGCGGCTGGCGTGGGCCGCGGGCGCCGGGCCGCGGGGGCCTCCGGGCGTAGAGGAAGAGCGCGGGGTCTGGCATGGGGTCGACGTCGTCCAGGGGTCCAGCCGCGCGGTCCCAGGAGGCCCAGTCCCGGCTGGGGCCCTTGGTGGCGGCCTCGGGCTGGCGGCGGGCCCTTTGAGCGCGCCGGCGGGGCCGGGGTTCCGCAGCTGCGCCGGGGCCCGGGCGCGGGGCCTGTAGTCTCTGGCGCGCGGCGTGCAGCTGGCAGGAGAGGTAGGCGGCCGCTTCAGTGTGCTTCTGCAGCTCGGTGCCCAGCACTGTGGCGCGGTGGCTGCGGCGACGCAGCTCCTCCAGGAAGCGGCGCTCCTCTGCGCGCAGGCTGCACCGCAGCGCCGACACCAGAACCTCGCGCTGCGCCACCTCCCGCCGCAGCTCTGCGTTGGCGGCTGTCCGTGCCGCCAGCTGCGACTCCAGCGCGCGGCACTTGCTCTCCAGCTCCCGGGACGCCTCCTCTGGGAAGAAGAGATAGAAGAGAGCGGTGACAGTGCCCGCCAGGCGTGGGGCAGAACCCCCACAGCTCAGCGGCCAGTGTAACAAAGCTTTAGTCCGCCCCACCTACGCGGCCTGTGGTGCGCTCTTTCCCGCCCCACGAATCAGCCTCAGTGGCCTGCCTTTTTCTTTCTCAGGATCCTTGCACATATCCTggcttttcttgtaatttttcccgggttcttttcttttttttttttcttttcttttttcttttttttttttttttttggtgctggggattgaacccatggtcttgtgcatgtgaggcaagcactctaccaactaaactatatccctagccctttccgGGTTCATTTTAAATGTGAAACTCTTCCTGACCATTTAGTCCTTCCAAAAGTAATTTGTTGAGCTGTCTATATGCACTGTATTAGGCACTGAGGATATGGTGGATAATAAAACGGGTCTCAAGAAACTTACAGTGCAGTGGGAGAGGTATAGTAAATAATAAATGAGATCACACTGTGACATGCTCCAAAAAGAAGCAAATCAATCAATGCTCTAACAGAAGGATGTGACCTAATCAGAGGTGGCTTCCTGGCAGAAGAGGCTTGGCTTAGAATCCGAACGATGAATACCTCTTCCCCTGGAGAAGTGTGCTCCAGAAGAGGGAACATCTTGTACAAAAGTCCCATGGAAGAAAGACATGGCAAGAGCAAGGGGCTGGAAGAGCTGGGAGTGTTCACTGGAAGGGAGAAATCGAGAGATCGGTGTCCTTGTTTCCTTTGTAgagcatttatcatttttttttttttaaaccaagcaCCTATAATCTAAGCTTctggggaggctaaagcaggagaatcacaagttccagaCTAGCTTGGgcaatttggcaagaccctgtctcaataaaataaataaataaataaataaataaataaataaatacgtctggggatgtagctcagcagagcacccctgggttcaatcctgaagtTTTGTTTACTTGGGTATTGTTTGCTTTTGCCTCTGCAGCAGGTTTCAGCCCTGGACATAACATTGGAACACTCAgacagcttttaaaaaaataccactTTCTTGGGCTGGTGTTGTGGTTAAGTGGCAGAGCAGTTGCCTCAAacatgtaaggcactgagttcgatcctcagcaccacacaaaaatataaataaacaaacaaaaaaaaataccacTTCCTGAGCTGGagttctagctcagtggtagaatgcttgcttagaatgtgtgaagcacagggtttgattctcagtaccgcatataaataaataaagatcctttgacaactaaaaaaaaaaaaaaacaaaacaaaaaaaccccacacatTTCCTGGGCCCTACCAAGGCCTATTTGAATCACAATCTCTAGGATTGGACCTGGAAGTGATAGTGCTTTGGTTTTCACAGGTGAATCTCATGAACAGCTAGAATTGAAGACCCCAGCTTCCTGGATCATGAACTCCATCCTGGAAGAGTATATCCTGGGACTTGGCACATGTGAGTCAATGTTGAGATCTAGGCAGCagaaagaggaaagggaacagtggactgggtatggtggtgctggcctataattccagctattcCCAGGAGGGAGGCAaagctggaggattgcaagttggaggagagcctcagcaacttagggagaccctgtttcaaaaataaacagtaaaaaggaaaaaaggtaGGGATGAGGATGGAGCCCAATggtctcctgggttcaatccctagagaaggataggaggaggaggaagaagaaaaagggaaCCCTGGGACATGAAAATCACCAAGTTATAGGACAAAGAAAGAGTTCTCAAGCTCattgagagagaagaaaaaaaaaacaaaagacctCAGGACATTGGGATAGTGACTTGAGTTCGTGACCCCAAAAATCTTTTCAAAGGAAGGACAGTAGGGGTGAAAGCTGCTTGTCACTGGTCTgtccatctgttttttttttttgtatgtgtgtggggggtgtctAAGGACCTAAGGATCAAGGGTTGCCCTGGGCTGCCATCTAAGGAAGTGAGCAGAATGAGAAGAAATGTTTAGGTGATCCCAGCTAATCTTTATATATACAAAGCAATTTACAGGACTCCTAGCATTTTAGCTTAAACTTCCAGGTGTCCTTGTCTTCAATTCTTGGTCATGTAGCTCTTAATCTATAAGCAACTCAGCAATATGGCAGTTTGTCCTTAAGACTCTTCTGACCAAGAATAACTAGTTTTGGATTTATTTTTAGCTAAGTTCTTAGAGTCCCTGCAAGCCAGGTAACATGTCTTGCACTTCACAGACAAAGGATAACACCCAGTCCTAGTTCTTAGAGATCCTATAATCTGATGATTAAAATCCTATAATCTGGTGATTAAGATTAAGGCAATCTTCCTCCTgccacatttaatttttttttaatatttattttttagttgtagttggacacaacacctttatttcacttatttatttatttatttttatgtggtgctgaggatcgaacccagggtctcacacttgtgaggcgagtgctctaccgctgagctacaaccccagccccacatttaatcttttaaaaattatagttaaagcaaaataaaaattaccatcttaaccatttcttttatttttcctttctttctttctttctttctttcttgctttctttttttttttgcaccagggattgaacccattggtGCTTAAGTACTGAGTCACATTCctggcccttttttgtattttatttagagactgggtctcactgagttgcttagagcctccctaaattgctgaggctggctttgaactcaagatcttcctgcctcagcctcccaaactgctgggattacaggtgtgcaccactgtgtccatCCCCATCTTAACTATTcttaagtgtacagttcagtaATATCGCATATATTCACATTGTGCAACAGATCTCTAGAactttcttttaattatttatttgtttattttaatgctatgctaaggatcgaacccagtgcctcacatatgctaggcaagtgctctatcactgagctccagccccttcttttctttttttaatgacaggatctccctatgttgcccaggttggccttgaagtggtgggctcaagtgatcctcttgactcagtctcctgagtagttgggactaCACAGAGAAATACCTGGCTACCATAGatatctagaattttttttttcttctttggtactggggcactttaccactaagccatatccccagcctttttatattttatttagagacagggtctcgttaaattgcttagggcctcactaaattgctctgaactcacaatcctccttcctcagcctcctgagcatctggaagtacaggcatgtgtcactgtgccttgctccagtcctttttttttttttttttttaaatatttatttatttatttttaatttccagcggacacaacatctttgtttgtatgtggtgctgaggatcgaacccgggccgcacgcatgccaggtgagtgcgctaccgcttaagccacatcctcagcccctccagtcctttttattttttattttgagacagggtctcactatgttgcctaggttggcctccaacttttggtcctcttgccttagcctcctgagattacaggtgtatgcctctGTATCTGGCTCTTCTGCCctctctttacccctcacacttgggATTAATCACAGGGGCatcctaccattgagctacatccccagccctttttactttaatttttaaaaattaattaattaattaaattaatttttgtggtactagggattgactccaggaatgctttaccactgagctacattcctattccttttacttatttattttgagacagggtctcactaagttgcccaggctggcctcacatttgggatattcctgcctcaggagaggatcccaaatttgaggccagcctgggcaatttaatggctgggattacaggtgtgtaacaCCGTGCTCAGTTTTCTCTGGAGCTTTTTCATCTTTCAAAACTGGAACTCTTGTGCTCATTGAACACTATCCCCCCACCCAACTCCCATATTATAAGTAAAATAatgctttgggaaaaaaaatgtccTGATGCAATTGCTACAGTATCACTAAGTTATACTTTTGTGAAGTGGAAGATTTGCTAATGTGTGTGTGGGTGGCATCTCTTTTGTTTTCATCTAGACTAAGTGCCTCCAAGCCAAGGACTCCATACTACCATTATGTTACATTTTGACACTCAGCATCTGATGGGGTGTGGACATTAACTGTAGATCACTTGTACAGGATAGGAAGAACTGGGGAGCTGGGTCCCAGAAACGTGGAATTAAAACCACAGAGCCATCTCCTTTCTGCTTTCCTTTTCTTACTTTGGACAGAGACATGGATACAGGGTGCTTCATATGGTATTGCAGGTTGTTTACTGTACAAGGTCACTCTCTGAATGGGCAGGCAGGGCTGACATGCTCTGTTGGTGAGGATGTCACCAATATGAGGAGGTTGCTGTCCCTATGTTCAGGCTGGGATGGAGAGACATAGGTCCTACCAAGGGTTGGAGGGAACTTGACCTGTTGGGTCCCATGACACTTCCCCACCAGTGGTTCTTCTCTTACCTTGCTGGTGAGATTGGGCTTCTCTCATTTCCAGGTCATGGGTCAGTTCtgggggagaaaaaagaaaaagcagattTGAGTGTATGTAGAGATGTGGGGGGAGGTATAGATATCAGGGAATCATAGTTCAGTAAAGTGGCATAAGGATGCCTAGAACCATCTAAACCATCCCCTACACCTATTTTGCTGCAGTTCAGCAAGGGGAAGAAACATGCCCAGGGCACAGTCTGAGCTTGACAGGCTCAACTCCAGTTCAGGCTTTGTGCCTTGGTTGGAGAATTAGTTCAACCTTTGTGGGACAGAGGAGCCTGGCTTGTTTGGGGACTTGGGAGTATCTGCCCCTGCCTAGGGCTGATATGCCAACTGAATAGCTGTTCTGGAGGATTCTTACTGTTCAGGGCTTTGGCTCATTAGTGTTTCTCTGACGGTATCCAGAGCCTCTTAGGAGCACTGGAAAGGGGCAGTAGCTATTTATCAATCTAGACCATGTGTTTTACTATTTCCACAGCCAGTACTGCTGTGCCTTTGTTATTGTCTGAAGATCAGCTCAACTCCTTCCCGTGGTCCCATTCTGCCATAATCCACAGGGAGGGGCCAGGGGCTTCAAGGAGAACAGCGCCACCTAGTGATGGAGCTGCATGGAGTTTGGCTTAGCGTTGAGCGGGTGGGACCCAGTAGGGTGCTGCATGGGAAAAGCCGCCCAAGGGCACTGGTGCTGGAACAGTTTCCTCTTGCGCACTGGTGGCCCTACTTTCACCCTTTCCCTCTTTTCTTGTCCTCCCAgttcctgtttctttctttctttcttcctttcatttttttcttttacttattattattattattattatttttttgctgggctggggatgaacccagggtctcgggcATGTTAGGCAAACacactaccactaagctacaccccaacCCTAAGTCCCAATTCTTTAGTGCCCAAAGTGGCCCATTTCTTAGCCCAACTGAGCTTGATAACATTTATCAGCCCCATCTCTTTCTTCTATCTCCATCAGAACTCAAGAAGAACTGGGAAGAGAGGCTGTGGGGGTAGCTCAGTGTTGGAACACATGCTTAGCATGtccaaggtcctgagttggatcctggGCATCAGTGGAGAGAACTAGTCAGAAGGGAGCCAGAAGCCACAGAGGCCTGTGTTGGAGGAGACCCACTCAGGAGCACCTGTGTGTAACTGCAGGGACAAACTGTAGAGCCCAAAGGAGGAAGGTGTGAACCTGGGGTCGGGGAAAGGTAGCATATCTCTGGGACCACCATCCAGCAGTACCTACAAAGACTGGTCCAGGGCCTCTCTGCCTGCTCTGCCTCATTGCCCTCAGGGGGCTCTTCTAGAGACCAGGGGCTTTGCTGGAGAAGCCTTCTCTGGAGAGACCACTTGTTGCCAGGAGACAGAGCCCAGGGTACCTGGGCCTTTGCTGTGACCGGAGCCTGAACCTCTTCCCTGGGGACCAGGTGAGGACTCTGAGGCCTCTACCCTTGCAGGGTTCTTGGGACCAATTGGCCCCTCCTCAAAGCTTTGCAATGTAGCTCAAGGGACCATGGACTAGGTTAGGAACTTAGCCCAAGAGACCTTGGCTTTGCCACTACCTCCCTATGGGCTGGTTTCTCTTCAGCCCTTCACCATGGGACTGGAGGATGGGGAGAGAGAATCCCAGCTGGGCTCCACTCCTCCATCTGGCAAATGTTCCTTCCCATCTTTTGACCAGAGTCCTCATGGTTCAGATGAGCATGCTGTGAGGTCAGATACACTGTGACTTTGGGCCAGTAATAGCACCATTCTGAGCCTCTGTTCATCTGGAATATGGAGACAAAACAGCACTTCTAAGGGGCTGGGTGCCagaaggaagtgagggaaaataaACAGAGGGCTTGGTCCAGGGCTGAGTTAGTGCTGAGTGCACAGTAGGCGATAGGCAGGTCTTTCAGGCTGCACAGCCAGCCCAGAACACACCCACCACCTTCTCAAGCACCTTTGTCCTGAGTCTTCAGCCAGCCAAGGTTTCCAGAAGCTCTCCTGGCTTTTCtcctttcctatccccttcctaGCCTCTGTGATGCTCTTCAACACCACCCCATCTTTTCCTTTGTTCTTCCCCCTTCTCATCAGCCCGTCCCCCTGGAGGGAGGGCCTTATTCAGTCATTTCAGCCCCCACGGTGGCTGTTCCAGCCCAGTCCAGAGTTATTTTTATCTTCTTAATCAATAATCAAGAGTCTGTCGATCCATGCCCATTTGAGAAGGGTAGTGAGGGCAAAGGGCTCTCTGTGCCTGCCTGTGATACTTTCTTGGGATCCAGCctgtgtcaggagccaggggatcCAAGTTCTCGGAATTAGGGCAAAACAAGAAGAAATTCGAAGAAGTGCTGTAAGGTCTTAGGATTACTATTTTCTTCTAATGCTATTATTGCAATGCCAAAGTTTCATTGGGCAGGGATGAGTTCTCATGGACCATTCCTGCACTTCGGATGGTCTCTGCTGCCATCTGGTCTTTGCGGGGAGATTGCAGGAAGCCTGCTTTGGAGTTTGGCAGCTTGACCTGTATGTGGACCAAGAGAAGAATGCGGTGATTGAGAGTCAGGACTAACTACTGCTTGTGCCTCAGTGTGAGAAGCCAGGTGGGTCCCTCAAGCTCTCTAGGCCTGTTTCCCCCTGCAGTGGGGACCCTCCCATGGACAGAGGCTGCAAGAGAGGTAGAGGAGTGAGTATCTTGGAGGTAGAGAATGTCCAGAAAGCTGCAGAGGCACATAGGACTAGGCTTCCTGGTTCTGCCCTTAACATATTGTATGAGTCtctctctgtacctcagtttaCCCATTTCTGCAATAAACAAATTGGGTCCTCCCAGCTGAGACATTCTGTAGCCAATGGTTCAAAGCCTGTACTCAGGGAGCCTAAACCTGTGTGAGCATTTGGGCCAAAGGCAAGACTCTGAGCTGAGGCTGCAGGTTCAAGAGTAGAAGCCAGCCTGGGATTTTGTTCTGTCCTTTGCCTCCCTCCACCATACTCACAAATTCAATCAGGTGCCAAGCCCTTTCCTTCAACCTGCCTTTCACTGGCCTTCCCTTTTCCATccctcttcattctgtcttctggaCCATCTCATCAGCTCTTCCATAAAGTCTCCTGATCTCCCTCTCTCACAATTCATCTTCCATGAAACTGCCAGATTGAGTTTCTTAAGGCAGCATAATGCTGATGGAGCTTAAAAAGCTTCAGTGGCTCCCCACTACCTCTAAGAGGACAGGCCAAACTCCTTAGCTATCCTGGTATTTGTCAAGGTCTTCCACAATCTACCTCCAGCTGGATTTCTCACCAGCCTCCTCTCAGCTCAATTTTATTCTGTCAAACAGAACTTTTCATGAGCATTTGATCTCTTACCTTTTGGCCTTCGCTATGCTGTTGTCTCCATTTGgaagttttttttcccattcctttccttataatatctttttttttttttctttttgtggtggtggggatcgaacccagggccttgtgcatgcaagcaagcactctaccagctgagctatatcaccaATCCTCCTTACCATGTCTATTTATTAGTCAGCTTTCAAGGAGTTGAAGTGCTTCCTCCTCTGGGGGGCCTTGGTTTCCTCCTTTATCACTTGCTCCAGGTTGACTATGACTTTGTCTGTGAACAACCTTCCCACCTTCACATatgtgagccatatccccagacttcttctgtatctttttttttatttttaattttttttagttgttcttggacatatttttatatggtgctgaggattgaacccagtgccttccacatgctaggcaagtgctctagcatgagccacaaccacagccctctttTACATCTTAATATCACCGTTGGTATGTGTCTCCCCAGTTAGACTCATGGTTTCTTCAGGGCTTGAGGTGCTTAGTGAACAGTGACTCAAAAAAAGACAGGAATCTGTAGGAACTTGTTTCCATGTTCCCCCATCTACAACCTCACCAGAGCCCTCAACCCCAAAGCTCTTATCCTACCTTCccaagtctcagtttcctcatccagaAAAGGAAGTGACAGGATTAATGTGAGACTCACAGGGGCTCATAGTGGCCACCCTATCAAAGACAACAGTAATGATGATAACACTGACCCTTCCTCACCCAGCCAGCCAGCCGGCCCTCTTGGCCTCACCTGAGCAGCGTTTCTGCAGCCTCAGAATTTCCAGGTGCAGGTCTCGAAGTAGTGCCATCTGTTCCTTTTTCAGGAAGCTGATGTGTCGCTGCACGCTCTGAATCTGATGCTCCAGGGACATGGTATCCATGGTAACCCAGGCCAAGGCCCCACCTGGGGAGGACCACAAAGTGAACACACATCTTTTGAGCCCATCTGTGCTGCCACACTGTCAGATCCCTCGTGGTCACCTCTACTCTGAGTCTTCTTGTCATTGGGTAGACAGTTCTGCTACCGCTATCGTTTCTCCTCTATTGACTCACTCAAGCTTCATGAACGGTGGGTGAGTTGtcaaggaaataaaattattCCCATTTAAGAGATGAAGAAGCCGAGCACGGTGGCgctcacctggaatcccagcaatttgagaggctgagacaggaggactgtgaATTCAaactcaggctcagcaacttagggaggccctaagcaactcagcgaaactctctctctaataaaaaataaaaaagggcttgggctggggctcagtggttgagtgcccttgggttcaatctgtagtatcaaaaaaaaaaaaaatgcattaagaGATGAAgaattgggctgggattgtggttcaggggtgagtgcttgccttgactgggttccatcctcagcaacacataaaaataaatacataaaaataaaggtattatgtccatctacaaaaaaaaaaaaaaaaaaaaaaaaaaaggagatgaagaaccagaggctcaggaggagcTTGCTTTATTTTTGTTCCTGTGTAACTTTGGATTCTTCTGCTCAGAGAGAAAAACAAATGGAATAGCAAAGAGACCACTTGGGGGGTGGGTCTAGCTGCCTCTTCATAAGCTGTGTGACTTAGGGCCAGTCCTCTTCCTCATTGGGCTCTCAGTTTTCCATGGGTAAAATGGGAGAGTGTGGACAGGATGAACCTGGAAGTCTCTTCCAGCTCTGGAGTCCCACAAGCATCTCAGCTCCAGGATGACTTCAGCTCAGCTGGCAGGGCTGCCAGACTGTTGGAGCCACAACCCTCCCCAGGTCagctccatttctttcttttctttctttcttttttttgggggggtagggTGGGgtaggtactggagattgaacccaagggcagtttaacactgagctacctctctgacattttttatttttcaagacagggtctcattaagttgcttagggccttgttatttCCGAGGCTGGttctgaacttgccatcctcctgcctcagcctcttgagttgctgggattagaggtatgagccactgtgcccagctagtcTGACCTAAGCAGGGCCCTATACTCCTCCTAGCCAAAAGAGGAAGATCTGATGAATGTTTACTGTGAGCTGAAGGAAAGTCGTGGGGTCCCTTTGTAAAAGAGAACTGAGAGAGGGTGATACAGAGACTTACACAGTAAATCCCATGGCAGAAACTAAGTCATTATAATGGGCCAGGGAGATGTGCAGTAATGTTGGCTGGGTTTTCCAGCCTTCCCTGTGGTCCTGCCCTCTTCCCAATGACTCTCTTTCATGACGATCTGTATCCTGGAAAAGCAAAGGCAGAAGGCAAGAACATGGGGCCCTGGGCACTGGGTTGCAGGATTCAGAGCGCATACCTTCTCTGTCAGAGGGGTTCCTAAGGTTTGAAAAACCTGCCTCCACCTGCCCCAGGAATTCCACAGCCGGTGAGAGAGGGAGGTGAGGAAGACAGCTCTGTTTGGCAAATGATCCTTTCCAGGTTGGCTTCTATGTGAGACTTTCATTTGTAGGGTCACCTGAGAACCTCACATGTTAGCTTTCTCACCCTGGGCTCCCTTTTGGGCTATTCCTCTCACCCCACCATTCCCAACCAAGTAGGTATTTCATTTTAGCAGTGGGGGAAGGGGCTGTGGCCTGTAGGAATCACTGTACATTTACTGACTATCTATGTTCAaggaactttttatttttctttctcacacTGAGGATTAAAATGTtgtatactctaccactgagctatactcctagctctttttatttttatttgagatagggtctcactaagttgccaaggctaggctcaaacttgggatcctcctgcctcactctccCAAGCTACTAGGATTATAAAATCACAGGAATGTGTCACATACCCAAATATTTTACTTtacttttacatttatttttacagGGCTGGGGAGTCAaacttagggcctcacacattcgaggcaggtactttaccactgaactgccTATAGAACCTATTTTACACTTGTATTCATGAAAGGTTTCTTTAAGGAAGTAACTTTTAGGCTGAGACCTTGTGGTAGGCAGAATCCTAAAATGGTCCCTGAATTTCCCAGTCTCTAGTATACATGCCTTCTGTTATTACACCTTCCTCTTGAATGTGGATGGGACTACATATATGATGGATTTCACTCCAATGAGTATGTTATATACAAAAGAGAAGGGCTTTTGCAGATGTAACTAAGGTCTTAAAACAACTTTGAGTTAATCAAGAGGGAGAATATTGaggctagagttgtagctcagtggtagagtgcttgtctagcatgtatgaggcactgggttcgatccttagcatcacatataaataaataaagatccatcaacaactaatatatatatatatatatatatatatatatatatatatatatatatatatatattttttttttttttttttaaagggcctggttcagtggctcacacctataatcccagtgatccaggaggctgagacaggatgattgagagttcaaagccagcctcagcaaaagtgtggcactaagcaactcagtgagaccctgtctctaaataaaatacaaaaaaaaaaaaaaaaaaggctagagatgtggctcagtggtcaagtacccctaagttcaatcaTGGGTACCCCCCTTCCAAAAAAAGGGGGAGAATATTCTGTGTGGGC
This window encodes:
- the Ccdc92b gene encoding coiled-coil domain-containing 92B, coding for MDTMSLEHQIQSVQRHISFLKKEQMALLRDLHLEILRLQKRCSELTHDLEMREAQSHQQEEASRELESKCRALESQLAARTAANAELRREVAQREVLVSALRCSLRAEERRFLEELRRRSHRATVLGTELQKHTEAAAYLSCQLHAARQRLQAPRPGPGAAAEPRPRRRAQRARRQPEAATKGPSRDWASWDRAAGPLDDVDPMPDPALFLYARRPPRPGARGPRQPPPQEPQEPPDQGGQQPRPCQSPPAASSAPRAPE